A window of the Xenopus laevis strain J_2021 chromosome 9_10L, Xenopus_laevis_v10.1, whole genome shotgun sequence genome harbors these coding sequences:
- the LOC108703758 gene encoding zinc finger protein 501 isoform X3, whose protein sequence is MSNIIQLLTGETLENLIKDTARITEQMKETLQQLSSENYPTNDIKDESDSWEGGNQSDCSIAPQIQGTETAAPILESSSAADALSHGIKEELAEWEGAELSDYNITRVAEEQETDALSPIMGCNPNNNLSDDFKEEPISWEEGNHSDSSMNPLILAQGIDTSVSLSAWSEINEYGISINTKPTFTSPPSTDSMQGMYNCYKPFQSKTSLHEHQRKSRRKEDPSSPPDCGKSLVHEPDHKIPQNNRSEEKRFTCSDCGKSFKQRSKLYIHCRTHTGEKPYACSVCGKRFIQVQELTIHYRIHTGEKPFSCSECGKCFTQCSHLSMHRKVHSGDKPFSCAECGKCFKQRSDLHKHHRSHTGEKPFACTECEKRFLHRSDLTAHHRIHTGEKPFPCSECGKSFAYRSALKRHERGHAGVKPFACSECGKFFRSLSDLHRHYRCHTGEKPFSCSVCGKCFRRCSALTSHLRKHTEQEAHSPNANVFDKDASWTLQTSLPNKNSDQKV, encoded by the coding sequence AGAATTATCCAACAAATGATATTAAAGATGAATCCGATTCATGGGAAGGGgggaaccaatcagattgcagcatcgctccacagatacagggaacagagaCAGCTGCTCCTATCTTGGAAAGCAGCTCGGCAGCCGATGCTCTGTCACATGGTATAAAGGAGGAGCTGGCTGAATGGGAAGGAGCAGAACTTTCAGACTACAATATAACTAGAGTTGCAGAAGAGCAGGAAACGGATGCACTAAGTCCCATCATGGGCTGCAACCCAAATAACAACTTGTCAGATGATTTTAAGGAGGAGCCGATTTCATGGGAAGAGGGAAACCATTCAGACAGTAGCATGAATCCTCTGATACTGGCACAAGGTATCGATACCTCGGTCTCTCTCTCGGCATGGTCAGAAATTAATGAATATGGCATTAGCATCAATACTAAGCCCACATTTACATCTCCGCCAAGTACAGATTCCATGCAGGGGATGTATAACTGCTACAAACCTTTCCAGAGTAAGACCTCTCTTCATGAGCATCAGAGAAAGAGCCGTCGAAAGGAGGATCCATCTTCTCCTCCTGATTGTGGAAAATCTCTTGTACATGAGCCAGATCATAAGATCCCTCAAAACAATCGCAGTGAAGAGAAACGTTTCACTTGTTCCGACTGCGGCAAGTCTTTCAAACAACGCTCCAAGCTGTATATACACTGCAGGactcacacgggggagaaaccataCGCCTGCTCTGTGTGTGGGAAGCGTTTCATACAGGTGCAAGAGCTTACTATTCATTAtcgaatccacacaggagagaaaccgttTTCTTGTTCcgaatgtggcaaatgttttacGCAGTGCTCACACCTCAGTATGCACCGCAAAGTCCACTCGGGAGACAAACCCTTTTCCTGCGCTGAATGCGGCAAATGTTTTAAGCAAAGGTCGGACCTTCACAAACACCACCGAAGTCACACCGGCGAGAAACCGTTTGCTTGCACCGAATGCGAGAAGCGCTTTTTACATCGCTCCGATCTCACGGCTCACCATCGGATTCACACGGGAGAAAAACCGTTTCCTTGTTCCGAATGCGGGAAGAGCTTTGCGTATCGCTCGGCGCTAAAGAGACACGAGAGAGGTCACGCCGGAGTGAAACCGTTCGCTTGTTCCGAATGTGGGAAATTTTTTAGATCTCTGTCCGACCTTCACAGACATTACAGATGTCACACCGGAGAGAAACCGTTTTCTTGTTCTGTTTGCGGGAAATGTTTTAGACGATGCTCAGCCCTCACTTCACATCTCCGGAAACACACGGAGCAGGAGGCGCATTCACCTAATGCAAATGTGTTCGACAAAGATGCGTCCTGGACATTACAAACGTCACTACCAAACAAGAATTCTGACCAAaaggtttaa